The genomic DNA TTGGTGATTGCAGGCGGTATCACTCATCACTCTCCTTTTCTCCGGTTGGGAGGGGCCTCTGTGGTGGCTGCAACTCCCACCCACTGTGGCCTGGAGTTCCTCTCTGTACCGATTTCCCTTTGAGGCAGGAAGTTCATGGTTGGGTCCAGTTTCCTCCTCTAGGATCTGTCCGACAGTGGTCACGAGCCCCCGCACTTTATCCATTCTGGCGTCCGTACATGATCTGCCTGTGACCCGTCCCAAGCACTGGGCAGTGGCTGATGCAGGCTCGCGGTTTTGCACGGGCTCTCCTTCCCCTGTGTTTTTCTTGGGGAAAATCCACTGCAGAAACTGCCTTGTTTTGTTCCTAAAGCGGCTTCCTGTAGGAGCCTGTCCTTCATTTGGCAGGAGCTGGGAGGACTTGCTTCTTGGTGATTCGGCTAATTCCCTATCCTGGGAGGGGTGGCTTATACCATTGGTTTGGGAGGTCCTTGGTCTTGCAGACCTTTGTTTTTGCCCCCCTGGTTTGGGCCTCCTGCAGCGCTCTCTCTTGTCAGTAGGGCCAGACCGCTTGCTTTGACTCTCACATGGCCATCCTGTGTCAGCAGTGGACTTGCTGTGGGAGCTGGACAGAGTGGCCGGAAAGGCCCAGATGTCTACACCCAGAACGTCAGGGTCATAGTTTCCAAGGAGGACACCAGTGGTGTAGTCTTGGAGGAGGACATTTGGGGCAAGGCCTTGAGGCTGGTTCTGACACGCACCAACCCTTGGAGCATTAAGGCATAGCTCTTCTGGGTCCTGGGGGACATAAACTATAAAGGATTGGGAGCTGTTGCTGTTGCTCAGAGACCCTGAGCTCAGGCTGACATTAAACCTGTGGGAGTCTGCCCTCATACTGGTTCCCAAGATGGCTTCCCAAGCAGGGGGCTTCTTTTTCTTAGCCTTCACTGGCTTGATGGTCTTCTTGGCCCCTGAAGACTGGGACCCTAAGGTGAGCTGCTGCATTGACTCAGTACAATGGAAGTCTCCTGAGGCCAcgctcttctcttcctcccatgGCTCACTCCTGGCCATTGCTGAACCTGGACTCAGCTCCGGGCTGCCTCTCCTGGCCCCCAGGAACATCTCACTGTGCCGGGTTCTGGATGTGAGAGGCTGAGAAGGCCACCTGCCCTTCTGCCCAGTGGAAAGAGCCTCTGAATGCCCACGGTTGTCACCAGACTGGGTCCCTCTCAGGTCCATCTGGACATTCTCACCCACAGGTGAGGTGGCAGGGTGAGGACCAATCTGGGTGAGGACTGACTTTTCTGTTATCTTCTCTCCTGGACCTTCCTGAGGATCTTCTCCCAGGAACTTGACAACCTCAGTTGTGGAGTTGTCCCCAGATTCACAGGTGGCCCAGGAGGAAAAGGTGGAGAGTGGAAGGGGTGGGGGTTGAGCCTTTTTCAACATAAAGAGATTTTTTGTCTTGAGGATCTTGAGGGGTAGGCCCCACTTGTGCCTTACCTGCAACCTTCTAACATGTGCTTCCAGTGCATGCTTACGGCCTGGATCAAGAAGTCCCTGCGAGGTGTCTTCAGAGGATTCCCGACCCTTTGAGGATGCTAGAGTTCTAGTTTCTATGTGCATGTTTGAATTTTCAAAAGGGGCCAAGGCTTGGTCATTAGCAAGCCTGGAATGACAAATGCTTACAGGGATCCTGCCTTGCTTAATCTGCCCCAACTTCCTGCTCAAGTGGACTTTCAGGATGTCTTCTACGTGCCCCTTGTCTGGTAAGTCATGTCTTGTGTCACTTGAGGGCTTCATCCGGCTGCTTTCTGACTCCTCCTGAGAGCTGGCCCTTGGAAGCACCACTAGGGAGCGGTTTGAATTGCAAGATAGATTTGAATCACTCTCTGGACAGTGCCCCGGTTTCAGGCTTGGGTGTTTCCATATCTGAAAAATTGCTGGGCCCTTGGACTCCATGTCCTGTATATCCTGGCTGCTTCCACCTGTATAGGCTGAAGACCAGGAGTCACCTTGCTTCTCTTTTGCCTGACCTGCCCTTGGAAATCTGCCCCATGGCTGCGCCCTGCCCAGAGACAGCTGGTTCCTGCGGGGCAGTGTGGCCCGGTGTCGGGTGGAGCTTATTCGTGGATGTTGCCCCCACAGCCCAGGGTTGATAATATCTTCTGAGCTGCTGGAAACTGACTTGTAGGTCTGGGAGGTCCATCTGTCGGAAGTGAGCTGGTGAAAGACTTCCTGAGAATTTTTCACTATAGTGGGTAAGGCCCTCCTGCTTTCTTGTTGCTTCTTCAGAAAGTGACACTCTAGTTGTTGAACAGCAGTTGAGAGAGGAAATTGGGCCTCCCTACGGACTGTTGGGCAAAATGCTCCACAGAAAGGTATCTGAGGTGAACAGAAATGTGGGGTCAAGAGAGAGTGTGGGAGACAGATCTGGGGCTGGAACCCAGCCagagggagctggggcagggccctgtggtggggccaggactggggcagaaAGAGTTGTGGATGTGGATGTACGCCAAAGGAGTTAGGGAATCCATTGAATAAAACAGAGGGAAAGTTTAACGGAGGACCAGAGACCCTGACAGCAGCCACCAGGGACTCACTGTGCAGAGAGGGGAGGCCCCAGAAAAGCTGGGTGCATTTCTGCTGTAAATGGTCCCCCTTGGCCTTGGGATGGGAGAGCTGCTGGGGACCCGGCAGCTGCTCTGGTTTGTCTGTCATGTTGCAGAAGCGCTGTGGGGTTGTGTCCCGATCTCCGCTCGGTGACTTCACCATATTCCCCAGGCAACCCCGGGGGTAGTCTGGGCTCACTTGTTTCAGAGATGACCCCTCCTTTTCGTTCTCCTTCCTCTTACCCATTAGCGTCTCCAGCAGGTCCTGGACGTCAGTGTGGATGAAAGAGGGGCCACGACCCTCCATCTGCCTGTGCGTGGCGTCTCCCCAGGAGGAAGCCTCTGGTGGGCGGTTGGAAAGATGCCCCTGCTGGGATTTGCTCTCGGCTGAGGCGGAGAGGCTCCAGGCTCTGCCAGTTCTGGCAGCCACCTGCCACCAGGTGAGGGCTGAGACGGTGTCACTTGTGCAACTAAGGTCCGATATCTTTGAGACGGGAGGAGGCAACCAACAGTTGTTATAGTGTGGAGAATAGCTCTGTGGGACAGTGCCCAGTGGGGGCGCCATTGAGTCACACTGAGCATGAGCCAGGCTGGAgtcaggaggaggcagagggcaggCCACGGGAGCAGGAGACCGCGGTGTGGGAGGGGAAAGCGCCTGTGGCTGGGGTGAGGGGCGTTCTGGGGGCAGCAAAGGCTCTGGCGGCCGGGCGGCACTCAGGGATGACTGTGATGATCCAGCACAAACTGGGGAGGCTGTCGGACCTGGAGACAGCGTGGAGGCCAGAGGCGGAGGGCTCTGGGCCAGGGGAGCTGGCGATGCCAGTGGAGACGAGGTGGTGGGCGAAGCATCTT from Microcebus murinus isolate Inina chromosome 12, M.murinus_Inina_mat1.0, whole genome shotgun sequence includes the following:
- the LOC105883806 gene encoding LOW QUALITY PROTEIN: spermatogenesis-associated protein 31E1-like (The sequence of the model RefSeq protein was modified relative to this genomic sequence to represent the inferred CDS: substituted 1 base at 1 genomic stop codon), whose translation is MLPGPWSKGPKATPRAQLLXGNSAIQKMENYPFPLSSVSDSWLKLSSSAWVTDLILGILCGLGLFLLLLPCLGSGPSSPPARQKRSVRKADRRERPRSRKRSGPLKGKELLLRPEPQGDLASSLSLKGQPLRKSAAEACGHPGKEIRAGFSQIPLGVKPAYRDCRRELDGAWDLTLLLQSCQVKLPDKGGSHQLSCPDPPGEECNPAPASAHRPRAERVQDASPTTSSPLASPAPLAQSPPPLASTLSPGPTASPVCAGSSQSSLSAARPPEPLLPPERPSPQPQALSPPTPRSPAPVACPLPPPDSSLAHAQCDSMAPPLGTVPQSYSPHYNNCWLPPPVSKISDLSCTSDTVSALTWWQVAARTGRAWSLSASAESKSQQGHLSNRPPEASSWGDATHRQMEGRGPSFIHTDVQDLLETLMGKRKENEKEGSSLKQVSPDYPRGCLGNMVKSPSGDRDTTPQRFCNMTDKPEQLPGPQQLSHPKAKGDHLQQKCTQLFWGLPSLHSESLVAAVRVSGPPLNFPSVLFNGFPNSFGVHPHPQLFLPQSWPHHRALPQLPLAGFQPQICLPHSLLTPHFCSPQIPFCGAFCPTVRREAQFPLSTAVQQLECHFLKKQQESRRALPTIVKNSQEVFHQLTSDRWTSQTYKSVSSSSEDIINPGLWGQHPRISSTRHRATLPRRNQLSLGRAQPWGRFPRAGQAKEKQGDSWSSAYTGGSSQDIQDMESKGPAIFQIWKHPSLKPGHCPESDSNLSCNSNRSLVVLPRASSQEESESSRMKPSSDTRHDLPDKGHVEDILKVHLSRKLGQIKQGRIPVSICHSRLANDQALAPFENSNMHIETRTLASSKGRESSEDTSQGLLDPGRKHALEAHVRRLQVRHKWGLPLKILKTKNLFMLKKAQPPPLPLSTFSSWATCESGDNSTTEVVKFLGEDPQEGPGEKITEKSVLTQIGPHPATSPVGENVQMDLRGTQSGDNRGHSEALSTGQKGRWPSQPLTSRTRHSEMFLGARRGSPELSPGSAMARSEPWEEEKSVASGDFHCTESMQQLTLGSQSSGAKKTIKPVKAKKKKPPAWEAILGTSMRADSHRFNVSLSSGSLSNSNSSQSFIVYVPQDPEELCLNAPRVGACQNQPQGLAPNVLLQDYTTGVLLGNYDPDVLGVDIWAFPATLSSSHSKSTADTGWPCESQSKRSGPTDKRERCRRPKPGGQKQRSARPRTSQTNGISHPSQDRELAESPRSKSSQLLPNEGQAPTGSRFRNKTRQFLQWIFPKKNTGEGEPVQNREPASATAQCLGRVTGRSCTDARMDKVRGLVTTVGQILEEETGPNHELPASKGNRYREELQATVGGSCSHHRGPSQPEKRRVMSDTACNHQATPVGHSSPVKNRWVRDKNSNQASPARPCQHRPRVARASSYPIGCPRHCCLPKGVLPGQPDHTSPTFPGEQTFLSEEVQFRQRKRVLSYGSTSPMC